The Aquila chrysaetos chrysaetos chromosome 16, bAquChr1.4, whole genome shotgun sequence genome has a segment encoding these proteins:
- the QSER1 gene encoding glutamine and serine-rich protein 1 isoform X5, which yields MHSAGSNTKETSSVMNFLSAIESRTAQAVSSGSTLLPQFRAPSWQTGMHSSTATELFVTGALPTSGTFPPTSALSAYQHPNTFSSRNFATTPSLTLQDTTFSATSNGLLTTHDPLLQIKTSQGTVPTALTFERLGSSVLSTSIPPQSSTYRSAQESAPHLLQPQFSLLPSTLGGAQQVSQAYSTSVFTGSTASIDRALQRECSVIKHHQRPSSTQSVQAQLTVSQHSLHSYLTSTSGVNFQDTSRHSALSCSPVGDVTQVSNGGPQQKTSQVTVELAQSYTSAIPSPGFPSASTAKVKNCSTKQPPRSTKTPKPQSVAPTVQTQSYAKTAQNQSSVITGQAQIYSTAQLPSLLSVSQSQNYVSSQAQNVPPVSHSQDFSSSKVEKLPSLYKTLTFSGQSQTITSDSQTLSYSSEEQVLTSVPNENYSGQTRELSSVSQSQSYSSSHSQGLSPVSQSQVSFSSQSQVLSAVSPSESYSSGQSLTLTSPSLSFNASPRIQTLPASSPNQSYISLHSSQNSQSQESSSPQSQKFLPSVQSPPFTSPAHSQTLQNNRPSSETKSYVKRKSDSNLYASSKQEEELSVQDMQALQQQATLESSTQRLTDEEISAQDASYRVSKADDRYSQSVIRSNSRLEDQVVGLTLQGTKKDERMVNSVEQLSQHIGHITSLSHDIKKTANLMQTTQVTVSAKELNQQRSLMHKVHESKAQEQQGQVINTPSQVQPHALRHGHQLCLPSAQVLLESACDLQILHQSILQSGLGQAKASPQVQRIQSPQQVTHPFLQMDGHIIQSNGGHSQQQLHTQNSEVMKMDISEPSKPLQQHLTTKDHFTQTNQHDSKNQFVSLSSICFPESILLSDERNILSNVDDILAATAAACGVTPSDFAKSASNEEEIQSVENKEESKPQFRSMEVRHVSSGFSASPTVVGKPASISNISLNGGQITINLTPVSAIQTKPVNLDQQHIETPDQNIPTRMTSPTLGPGQEEQEQGAVPVKKQSSISHESEEDNDASADGTLNARDTEFVSSGKSLSEESAASENDFNMGGDEGTVAGNQSKGPLQPLSVPQSGDGTISRTEEECQDLTQGNLQKKKSKGKSQNKNAAEDDSAIQKQVKRSGQCKRQNSRGNDSCLTYSSPVSESCYDTYQHQERMRQKIKEVEEKQPEVKTGFIASFLDFLKSGPRQQFSAPAVRMPNRTRRPVTQIIRAPCLQSSAKPQPAAAAPVAAEVSGESPTKKVDEELKKNLETLPSFSSDEDDSVGGNHDLQKSISTALSALDDTSDRKNKAEAEKVAVVTAATSATTAVIKQESPQMTAPVVNVQEKMNPADPLKVAQQDAVTSDQLAKIQATVAIEGCTDEENMDSGGEGMYRERDEFVVKIEDIETLKVALQTGKEPPAIWKVQKALLQKFVPEVRDGQREFAATNSYLGYFGDAKTKYKRVYVKFIENANKKEYVRVCSKKPRSKPVQSARTIHCKPSSSNNKTPDPPTPKPTATKVSSVKPKAKQPKVKAEPPPKKRKKWKEEFSSSQSDSSPEAQSDEDELVPPAPLVTRFLNTRAMKETFKSYMELLVSIALDPDTMQALEKSNDELLLPHMRKIDGMLNDNRKRLLSKLRLDHTFKHGWLGKVWITSPYYSSFDTVIKTRSGCGQGREQPYHLSREKNALENFPELTVVTRDSKTKSGGTSVSKIKMNGKAYNKKTLRASKSTTKLAQEFTVDPEKIQLYSLYHSLHHYKYHIYLTCKEEISSVQKKSADLGQEEIVQLCMKNIKWVEDLFEKFGELLNRVQQKCS from the exons ATGCACAGTGCTGGAAGTAACACTAAGGAAACTTCTTCAGTTatgaattttctctctgctattGAGTCTCGTACCGCTCAGGCAGTCTCTTCAGGATCTACCCTTTTACCACAATTCAGGGCTCCTTCCTGGCAGACAG gtatgCATTCCTCAACAGCCACAGAACTATTTGTTACTGGAGCTTTGCCAACCTCTGGAACATTTCCACCAACATCTGCTTTATCAGCATATCAGCATCCCAACACTTTCAGCAGTAGAAACTTTGCTACTACCCCTTCTCTTACTCTTCAAGATACTACTTTCAGTGCTACATCAAATGGTCTTTTAACTACCCATGATCCTTTATTACAGATTAAAACATCGCAAGGCACTGTTCCAACTGCTTTGACATTTGAGCGCCTAGGCAGTTCTGTTTTAAGTACCAGTATACCACCTCAGTCATCAACATATCGTTCTGCTCAAGAATCTGCACCCCATCTTCTGCAACCTCAATTTAGTTTGTTGCCTTCAACCCTTGGAGGAGCTCAGCAGGTTTCTCAGGCATATAGCACATCTGTCTTTACTGGTTCCACTGCTTCTATCGATAGAGCACTTCAGCGAGAATGTAGTGTTATTAAACACCATCAGCGGCCTTCAAGTACTCAGTCTGTTCAGGCTCAACTGACTGTTTCACAGCATTCCTTACACAGCTATTTAACGAGTACAAGTGGAGTTAATTTTCAGGATACATCTAGGCACTCAGCATTATCTTGCAGTCCAGTTGGAGATGTTACTCAGGTGAGCAATGGAGGACCACAGCAGAAGACTTCTCAAGTCACAGTGGAACTTGCTCAGTCGTACACATCTGCAATTCCATCACCTGGTTTTCCATCTGCTTCCacagcaaaagtgaaaaactgTTCCACGAAGCAGCCTCCAAGGTCAACGAAGACCCCCAAACCTCAAAGTGTAGCTCCCACTGTGCAGACACAAAGCTATGCCAAAACTGCACAAAACCAGAGTTCTGTCATTACAGGCCAAGCACAGATCTATTCTACAGCACAGCTCCCAAGCCTCTTGTCGGTCAGCCAGTCCCAAAACTATGTTTCATCCCAGGCTCAGAATGTGCCACCTGTCAGTCACTCACAGGATTTCTCATCCAGCAAGGTTGAGAAGCTGCCCTCACTGTATAAAACGTTGACTTTTTCTGGGCAATCGCAGACTATTACTTCTGATAGTCAAACTCTGAGTTACTCCTCAGAGGAACAGGTATTGACTTCAGTTCCAAATGAGAACTACTCTGGGCAAACGAGGGAACTTTCTTCAGTCAGCCAATCTCAGAGCTACTCTTCTAGTCACTCTCAGGGTTTATCTCCAGTTAGCCAATCCCAAGTTAGTTTTTCATCTCAATCACAAGTTTTATCAGCTGTTAGTCCTTCAGAAAGCTATTCTTCAGGGCAGTCTTTAACATTAACAtcaccttccctttcctttaatGCTTCTCCTCGGATACAAACTCTTCCAGCCTCAAGTCCTAATCAGAGCTATATTTCTTTACATTCTTCTCAGAACTCTCAGTCACAAGAATCCTCCTCTCCGCAGTCTCAGAAGTTTTTGCCATCTGTCCAGTCTCCTCCTTTTACTTCCCCAGCTCATTCACAGACACTGCAGAACAACAGGCCTTCCTCAGAAACAAAGTCATACGTTAAAAGGAAGTCTGACTCTAATTTGTATGCCTCATCAAAACAAGAGGAGGAATTATCAGTGCAGGATATGCAGGCATTGCAACAGCAAGCTACTCTTGAATCTTCCACTCAAAGGCTAACTGATGAGGAAATCAGTGCTCAGGATGCATCCTATAGGGTCTCAAAGGCAGATGACAGATACTCTCAAAGTGTAATCAGAAGTAACTCTCGTCTTGAAGATCAAGTTGTTGGACTTACTCttcaaggaacaaaaaaagatgaaagaatgGTCAATTCTGTGGAACAGCTTTCCCAACATATTGGCCATATCACTAGCCTAAGCCATGATATAAAAAAGACAGCTAATTTAATGCAAACAACACAAGTAACTGTAAGCGCTAAAGAACTAAACCAGCAACGTTCTCTTATGCATAAGGTACATGAAAGTAAAGCTCAAGAACAGCAAGGCCAAGTCATTAATACACCATCGCAGGTTCAACCTCATGCTTTAAGACATGGTCATCAGCTGTGTTTGCCCAGTGCACAGGTACTTCTGGAGTCAGCCTGTGACTTGCAGATTCTTCATCAGTCAATACTGCAGTCAGGTTTAGGACAAGCAAAGGCATCACCGCAAGTGCAAAGAATACAGAGTCCTCAACAGGTGACACATCCGTTCCTTCAGATGGATGGGCATATTATTCAAAGTAATGGGGGTCATTCTCAGCAACAGCTTCATACTCAGAATTCAGAAGTAATGAAAATGGACATTTCTGAGCCCTCAAAACCACTACAGCAGCATTTGACAACAAAAGATCATTTTACTCAGACAAATCAACATGAttcaaaaaatcagtttgtttctCTTAGTTCAATATGTTTCCCAGAATCTATACTTCTCAGTGATGAGAGGAATATATTATCCAACGTAGATGACATCttagcagcaacagcagcagcctgtggagTGACACCATCTGATTTTGCCAAGTCAGCTTCCAATGAAGAAGAAATCCAGTCTGTTGAAAATAAGGAGGAGTCTAAACCACAGTTCCGATCAATGGAAGTAAGACATGTGTCTTCTGGTTTCAGTGCCTCACCTACTGTAGTTGGAAAGCCAGCAAGCATAAGTAATATTTCTCTGAACGGAGGCCAAATTACTATAAATCTTACACCAGTGTCAGcaatacaaacaaaacctgtGAACCTTGATCAACAACACATTGAAACGCCTGATCAAAACATACCAACAAGAATGACCTCTCCCACCCTTGGCCCTGGTCAAGAAGAGCAAGAACAAGGGGCTGTTCCAGTTAAGAAACAATCTAGCATCAGTCACGAATCTGAAGAAGATAATGATGCTTCTGCTGATGGCACACTGAATGCAAGAGACACAGAATTTGTTTCAAGCGGTAAGAGCCTAAGTGAAGAAAGTGCTGCTTCAGAGAATGATTTTAATATGGGTGGTGATGAAGGTACAGTAGCAGGTAACCAGTCAAAGGGTCCATTGCAGCCACTATCTGTGCCCCAAAGTGGAGATGGAACCATTAGTAGAACTGAAGAAGAATGCCAAGATTTAACTCAAGGGaaccttcagaagaaaaaaagcaaaggaaaaagccaaaacaaaaatgctgcagaagatgACAGTGCAATTCAGAAACAGGTGAAAAGAAGTGGACAGTGTAAACGTCAAAATTCAAGAGGAAATGACTCATGTTTGACATACTCTTCTCCTGTTTCCGAAAGTTGTTATGATACTTACCAGCATCAGGAAAGAATGAggcaaaaaattaaagaagttgaagaaaaacagcctgAAGTCAAAACAGGATTTATTGCATCTTTTTTAGACTTTCTAAAGTCTGGGCCTAGGCAACAgttttcagctccagctgtaCGAATGCCAAACAGGACTAGGCGACCGGTTACCCAGATAATTCGCGCCCCTTGCCTACAGTCCTCTGCAAAgcctcagccagcagcagcagcacctgttGCTGCTGAGGTTAGTGGAGAAAGTCCAACCAAAAAAGTTGATGAAGAACTTAAGAAAAATTTAGAAACgttgccttcattttcttctgatgaaGATGATTCTGTGGGGGGTAACCACGATCTTCAGAAGAGCATCTCTACTGCATTGTCAGCCCTGGATGATACATCTGATAGAAAGAACAAAGCAG aagctgaaaaagtgGCAGTTGTTACTGCTGCCACCAGTGCCACTACTGCTGTAATAAAGCAGGAGTCTCCACAGATGACTGCTCCTGTAGTCAATGTGCAGGAGAAAATGAATCCAGCTGACCCCTTAAAAGTAGCTCAACAGGATGCTGTGACTTCAGACCAATTGGCAAAAATACAGGCAACTGTTGCAATAGAAGGATGTACTGATGAGGAGAATATGGACAGTGGAGGAGAGGGCATGTACAGAGAACGTGATGAATTTGTAGTGAAGATTGAAGATATAGAGACGCTAAAG GTTGCTctgcaaacaggaaaagagCCTCCAGCTATTTGGAAAGTACAGAAGGCTTTATTGCAAAAGTTTGTTCCTGAAGTGCGAGATGGACAGAGAGAATTTGCTGCTACTAACAGT tatcttggGTATTTCGGGGAtgcaaaaacaaaatacaaacgAGTGTATGTGAAGTTcattgaaaatgcaaacaaaaaggaatatGTCAGAGTATGTTCAAAAAAACCACGAAGCAAACCTGTACAGTCAGcaag GACTATTCATTGCAAACCTAgtagcagcaacaacaaaacccctgaTCCAccaacaccaaaaccaacagcaacaaaagtCTCTTCTGTGAAACCCAAAGCTAAACAGCCAAAGGTAAAGGCTGAACCACcaccaaagaaaaggaaaaagtggaaagaaGAATTTTCATCTTCCCAGTCTGATTCTTCACCTGAGGCCCAGAGTGATGAGGATG AGCTTGTACCTCCAGCTCCCCTTGTTACTCGCTTTTTGAACACAAGAGCTATGAAAGAGACTTTTAAGAGCTACATGGAGTTGCTTGTTAGCATTGCCTTGGATCCAGACACAATGCAAGCTTTGGAAAAGAGCAATG ATGAGCTACTTTTGCCTCACATGAGAAAAATTGATGGTATGCTGAATGACAATAGGAAAAGGCTGCTTTCCAAATTACGCTTGGATCATACTTTCAAG CATGGATGGTTGGGAAAAGTGTGGATAACAAGCCCATATTACAGCAGCTTTGACACAGTAATAAAAACCAGGTCTGGATGTGGACAGGGAAGAGAGCAGCCGTACCATCTCAGTAGAGAGAAG AATGCTTTGGAAAACTTTCCTGAACTGACAGTGGTCACTCGGGATTCTAAGACAAAAAGTGGAGGAACATCTGTGTCCAAGATCAAAATGAATGGTAAAGCTTACAACAAGAAAACACTGAGGGCTTCTAAATCAACCACTAAATTAGCACAG GAGTTTACGGTAGatccagaaaaaatacagttgtatTCTTTGTATCACTCACTCCATCATTACAAATATCACATATATCTAACATGTAAAGAAGAG atttcttctgttcagaaGAAGAGTGCAGATCTAGGACAGGAAGAAATTGTGCAGTTgtgcatgaaaaatataaaatgggtGGAGGATCTTTTTGAAAAGTTTGGTGAACTTTTGAATCGTGTCCAGCAGAAATGCTCATAA
- the QSER1 gene encoding glutamine and serine-rich protein 1 isoform X4: protein MMDRNYPTTPSFADPLAPAAAQPAASWAYERGAGSLKPSLSYGGGHSSHSETDLLHRQTYTASHQVPGYSTTHHPTGMHSSTATELFVTGALPTSGTFPPTSALSAYQHPNTFSSRNFATTPSLTLQDTTFSATSNGLLTTHDPLLQIKTSQGTVPTALTFERLGSSVLSTSIPPQSSTYRSAQESAPHLLQPQFSLLPSTLGGAQQVSQAYSTSVFTGSTASIDRALQRECSVIKHHQRPSSTQSVQAQLTVSQHSLHSYLTSTSGVNFQDTSRHSALSCSPVGDVTQVSNGGPQQKTSQVTVELAQSYTSAIPSPGFPSASTAKVKNCSTKQPPRSTKTPKPQSVAPTVQTQSYAKTAQNQSSVITGQAQIYSTAQLPSLLSVSQSQNYVSSQAQNVPPVSHSQDFSSSKVEKLPSLYKTLTFSGQSQTITSDSQTLSYSSEEQVLTSVPNENYSGQTRELSSVSQSQSYSSSHSQGLSPVSQSQVSFSSQSQVLSAVSPSESYSSGQSLTLTSPSLSFNASPRIQTLPASSPNQSYISLHSSQNSQSQESSSPQSQKFLPSVQSPPFTSPAHSQTLQNNRPSSETKSYVKRKSDSNLYASSKQEEELSVQDMQALQQQATLESSTQRLTDEEISAQDASYRVSKADDRYSQSVIRSNSRLEDQVVGLTLQGTKKDERMVNSVEQLSQHIGHITSLSHDIKKTANLMQTTQVTVSAKELNQQRSLMHKVHESKAQEQQGQVINTPSQVQPHALRHGHQLCLPSAQVLLESACDLQILHQSILQSGLGQAKASPQVQRIQSPQQVTHPFLQMDGHIIQSNGGHSQQQLHTQNSEVMKMDISEPSKPLQQHLTTKDHFTQTNQHDSKNQFVSLSSICFPESILLSDERNILSNVDDILAATAAACGVTPSDFAKSASNEEEIQSVENKEESKPQFRSMEVRHVSSGFSASPTVVGKPASISNISLNGGQITINLTPVSAIQTKPVNLDQQHIETPDQNIPTRMTSPTLGPGQEEQEQGAVPVKKQSSISHESEEDNDASADGTLNARDTEFVSSGKSLSEESAASENDFNMGGDEGTVAGNQSKGPLQPLSVPQSGDGTISRTEEECQDLTQGNLQKKKSKGKSQNKNAAEDDSAIQKQVKRSGQCKRQNSRGNDSCLTYSSPVSESCYDTYQHQERMRQKIKEVEEKQPEVKTGFIASFLDFLKSGPRQQFSAPAVRMPNRTRRPVTQIIRAPCLQSSAKPQPAAAAPVAAEVSGESPTKKVDEELKKNLETLPSFSSDEDDSVGGNHDLQKSISTALSALDDTSDRKNKAEAEKVAVVTAATSATTAVIKQESPQMTAPVVNVQEKMNPADPLKVAQQDAVTSDQLAKIQATVAIEGCTDEENMDSGGEGMYRERDEFVVKIEDIETLKVALQTGKEPPAIWKVQKALLQKFVPEVRDGQREFAATNSYLGYFGDAKTKYKRVYVKFIENANKKEYVRVCSKKPRSKPVQSARTIHCKPSSSNNKTPDPPTPKPTATKVSSVKPKAKQPKVKAEPPPKKRKKWKEEFSSSQSDSSPEAQSDEDELVPPAPLVTRFLNTRAMKETFKSYMELLVSIALDPDTMQALEKSNDELLLPHMRKIDGMLNDNRKRLLSKLRLDHTFKHGWLGKVWITSPYYSSFDTVIKTRSGCGQGREQPYHLSREKNALENFPELTVVTRDSKTKSGGTSVSKIKMNGKAYNKKTLRASKSTTKLAQEFTVDPEKIQLYSLYHSLHHYKYHIYLTCKEEISSVQKKSADLGQEEIVQLCMKNIKWVEDLFEKFGELLNRVQQKCS from the exons cTTAAGCTATGGAGGAGGACACTCATCACATTCAGAAACAGATCTTCTTCACAGACAGACATACACAGCTTCTCATCAGGTTCCTGGATACTCTACTACGCACCATCCTACTG gtatgCATTCCTCAACAGCCACAGAACTATTTGTTACTGGAGCTTTGCCAACCTCTGGAACATTTCCACCAACATCTGCTTTATCAGCATATCAGCATCCCAACACTTTCAGCAGTAGAAACTTTGCTACTACCCCTTCTCTTACTCTTCAAGATACTACTTTCAGTGCTACATCAAATGGTCTTTTAACTACCCATGATCCTTTATTACAGATTAAAACATCGCAAGGCACTGTTCCAACTGCTTTGACATTTGAGCGCCTAGGCAGTTCTGTTTTAAGTACCAGTATACCACCTCAGTCATCAACATATCGTTCTGCTCAAGAATCTGCACCCCATCTTCTGCAACCTCAATTTAGTTTGTTGCCTTCAACCCTTGGAGGAGCTCAGCAGGTTTCTCAGGCATATAGCACATCTGTCTTTACTGGTTCCACTGCTTCTATCGATAGAGCACTTCAGCGAGAATGTAGTGTTATTAAACACCATCAGCGGCCTTCAAGTACTCAGTCTGTTCAGGCTCAACTGACTGTTTCACAGCATTCCTTACACAGCTATTTAACGAGTACAAGTGGAGTTAATTTTCAGGATACATCTAGGCACTCAGCATTATCTTGCAGTCCAGTTGGAGATGTTACTCAGGTGAGCAATGGAGGACCACAGCAGAAGACTTCTCAAGTCACAGTGGAACTTGCTCAGTCGTACACATCTGCAATTCCATCACCTGGTTTTCCATCTGCTTCCacagcaaaagtgaaaaactgTTCCACGAAGCAGCCTCCAAGGTCAACGAAGACCCCCAAACCTCAAAGTGTAGCTCCCACTGTGCAGACACAAAGCTATGCCAAAACTGCACAAAACCAGAGTTCTGTCATTACAGGCCAAGCACAGATCTATTCTACAGCACAGCTCCCAAGCCTCTTGTCGGTCAGCCAGTCCCAAAACTATGTTTCATCCCAGGCTCAGAATGTGCCACCTGTCAGTCACTCACAGGATTTCTCATCCAGCAAGGTTGAGAAGCTGCCCTCACTGTATAAAACGTTGACTTTTTCTGGGCAATCGCAGACTATTACTTCTGATAGTCAAACTCTGAGTTACTCCTCAGAGGAACAGGTATTGACTTCAGTTCCAAATGAGAACTACTCTGGGCAAACGAGGGAACTTTCTTCAGTCAGCCAATCTCAGAGCTACTCTTCTAGTCACTCTCAGGGTTTATCTCCAGTTAGCCAATCCCAAGTTAGTTTTTCATCTCAATCACAAGTTTTATCAGCTGTTAGTCCTTCAGAAAGCTATTCTTCAGGGCAGTCTTTAACATTAACAtcaccttccctttcctttaatGCTTCTCCTCGGATACAAACTCTTCCAGCCTCAAGTCCTAATCAGAGCTATATTTCTTTACATTCTTCTCAGAACTCTCAGTCACAAGAATCCTCCTCTCCGCAGTCTCAGAAGTTTTTGCCATCTGTCCAGTCTCCTCCTTTTACTTCCCCAGCTCATTCACAGACACTGCAGAACAACAGGCCTTCCTCAGAAACAAAGTCATACGTTAAAAGGAAGTCTGACTCTAATTTGTATGCCTCATCAAAACAAGAGGAGGAATTATCAGTGCAGGATATGCAGGCATTGCAACAGCAAGCTACTCTTGAATCTTCCACTCAAAGGCTAACTGATGAGGAAATCAGTGCTCAGGATGCATCCTATAGGGTCTCAAAGGCAGATGACAGATACTCTCAAAGTGTAATCAGAAGTAACTCTCGTCTTGAAGATCAAGTTGTTGGACTTACTCttcaaggaacaaaaaaagatgaaagaatgGTCAATTCTGTGGAACAGCTTTCCCAACATATTGGCCATATCACTAGCCTAAGCCATGATATAAAAAAGACAGCTAATTTAATGCAAACAACACAAGTAACTGTAAGCGCTAAAGAACTAAACCAGCAACGTTCTCTTATGCATAAGGTACATGAAAGTAAAGCTCAAGAACAGCAAGGCCAAGTCATTAATACACCATCGCAGGTTCAACCTCATGCTTTAAGACATGGTCATCAGCTGTGTTTGCCCAGTGCACAGGTACTTCTGGAGTCAGCCTGTGACTTGCAGATTCTTCATCAGTCAATACTGCAGTCAGGTTTAGGACAAGCAAAGGCATCACCGCAAGTGCAAAGAATACAGAGTCCTCAACAGGTGACACATCCGTTCCTTCAGATGGATGGGCATATTATTCAAAGTAATGGGGGTCATTCTCAGCAACAGCTTCATACTCAGAATTCAGAAGTAATGAAAATGGACATTTCTGAGCCCTCAAAACCACTACAGCAGCATTTGACAACAAAAGATCATTTTACTCAGACAAATCAACATGAttcaaaaaatcagtttgtttctCTTAGTTCAATATGTTTCCCAGAATCTATACTTCTCAGTGATGAGAGGAATATATTATCCAACGTAGATGACATCttagcagcaacagcagcagcctgtggagTGACACCATCTGATTTTGCCAAGTCAGCTTCCAATGAAGAAGAAATCCAGTCTGTTGAAAATAAGGAGGAGTCTAAACCACAGTTCCGATCAATGGAAGTAAGACATGTGTCTTCTGGTTTCAGTGCCTCACCTACTGTAGTTGGAAAGCCAGCAAGCATAAGTAATATTTCTCTGAACGGAGGCCAAATTACTATAAATCTTACACCAGTGTCAGcaatacaaacaaaacctgtGAACCTTGATCAACAACACATTGAAACGCCTGATCAAAACATACCAACAAGAATGACCTCTCCCACCCTTGGCCCTGGTCAAGAAGAGCAAGAACAAGGGGCTGTTCCAGTTAAGAAACAATCTAGCATCAGTCACGAATCTGAAGAAGATAATGATGCTTCTGCTGATGGCACACTGAATGCAAGAGACACAGAATTTGTTTCAAGCGGTAAGAGCCTAAGTGAAGAAAGTGCTGCTTCAGAGAATGATTTTAATATGGGTGGTGATGAAGGTACAGTAGCAGGTAACCAGTCAAAGGGTCCATTGCAGCCACTATCTGTGCCCCAAAGTGGAGATGGAACCATTAGTAGAACTGAAGAAGAATGCCAAGATTTAACTCAAGGGaaccttcagaagaaaaaaagcaaaggaaaaagccaaaacaaaaatgctgcagaagatgACAGTGCAATTCAGAAACAGGTGAAAAGAAGTGGACAGTGTAAACGTCAAAATTCAAGAGGAAATGACTCATGTTTGACATACTCTTCTCCTGTTTCCGAAAGTTGTTATGATACTTACCAGCATCAGGAAAGAATGAggcaaaaaattaaagaagttgaagaaaaacagcctgAAGTCAAAACAGGATTTATTGCATCTTTTTTAGACTTTCTAAAGTCTGGGCCTAGGCAACAgttttcagctccagctgtaCGAATGCCAAACAGGACTAGGCGACCGGTTACCCAGATAATTCGCGCCCCTTGCCTACAGTCCTCTGCAAAgcctcagccagcagcagcagcacctgttGCTGCTGAGGTTAGTGGAGAAAGTCCAACCAAAAAAGTTGATGAAGAACTTAAGAAAAATTTAGAAACgttgccttcattttcttctgatgaaGATGATTCTGTGGGGGGTAACCACGATCTTCAGAAGAGCATCTCTACTGCATTGTCAGCCCTGGATGATACATCTGATAGAAAGAACAAAGCAG aagctgaaaaagtgGCAGTTGTTACTGCTGCCACCAGTGCCACTACTGCTGTAATAAAGCAGGAGTCTCCACAGATGACTGCTCCTGTAGTCAATGTGCAGGAGAAAATGAATCCAGCTGACCCCTTAAAAGTAGCTCAACAGGATGCTGTGACTTCAGACCAATTGGCAAAAATACAGGCAACTGTTGCAATAGAAGGATGTACTGATGAGGAGAATATGGACAGTGGAGGAGAGGGCATGTACAGAGAACGTGATGAATTTGTAGTGAAGATTGAAGATATAGAGACGCTAAAG GTTGCTctgcaaacaggaaaagagCCTCCAGCTATTTGGAAAGTACAGAAGGCTTTATTGCAAAAGTTTGTTCCTGAAGTGCGAGATGGACAGAGAGAATTTGCTGCTACTAACAGT tatcttggGTATTTCGGGGAtgcaaaaacaaaatacaaacgAGTGTATGTGAAGTTcattgaaaatgcaaacaaaaaggaatatGTCAGAGTATGTTCAAAAAAACCACGAAGCAAACCTGTACAGTCAGcaag GACTATTCATTGCAAACCTAgtagcagcaacaacaaaacccctgaTCCAccaacaccaaaaccaacagcaacaaaagtCTCTTCTGTGAAACCCAAAGCTAAACAGCCAAAGGTAAAGGCTGAACCACcaccaaagaaaaggaaaaagtggaaagaaGAATTTTCATCTTCCCAGTCTGATTCTTCACCTGAGGCCCAGAGTGATGAGGATG AGCTTGTACCTCCAGCTCCCCTTGTTACTCGCTTTTTGAACACAAGAGCTATGAAAGAGACTTTTAAGAGCTACATGGAGTTGCTTGTTAGCATTGCCTTGGATCCAGACACAATGCAAGCTTTGGAAAAGAGCAATG ATGAGCTACTTTTGCCTCACATGAGAAAAATTGATGGTATGCTGAATGACAATAGGAAAAGGCTGCTTTCCAAATTACGCTTGGATCATACTTTCAAG CATGGATGGTTGGGAAAAGTGTGGATAACAAGCCCATATTACAGCAGCTTTGACACAGTAATAAAAACCAGGTCTGGATGTGGACAGGGAAGAGAGCAGCCGTACCATCTCAGTAGAGAGAAG AATGCTTTGGAAAACTTTCCTGAACTGACAGTGGTCACTCGGGATTCTAAGACAAAAAGTGGAGGAACATCTGTGTCCAAGATCAAAATGAATGGTAAAGCTTACAACAAGAAAACACTGAGGGCTTCTAAATCAACCACTAAATTAGCACAG GAGTTTACGGTAGatccagaaaaaatacagttgtatTCTTTGTATCACTCACTCCATCATTACAAATATCACATATATCTAACATGTAAAGAAGAG atttcttctgttcagaaGAAGAGTGCAGATCTAGGACAGGAAGAAATTGTGCAGTTgtgcatgaaaaatataaaatgggtGGAGGATCTTTTTGAAAAGTTTGGTGAACTTTTGAATCGTGTCCAGCAGAAATGCTCATAA